In the genome of Amaranthus tricolor cultivar Red isolate AtriRed21 chromosome 15, ASM2621246v1, whole genome shotgun sequence, one region contains:
- the LOC130800612 gene encoding histone-lysine N-methyltransferase, H3 lysine-9 specific SUVH6-like encodes MSSVISVEKLLDDGDSSMLMSTPTYKRPKAPFLRDSLNVPAPISTHDRTLMKDLGGRVQKEGNDPDCVWKEQRYPSRKRVSPVHDFLSGQECKAPRLAETQDIQLGQRETDFTIQAVVTDAIQNGGQPIQHDTVFGKVGDFGEDPLRSQEGAFAQTTMQAPLLNKSSKIKGKNGNFEDNDDEQEKGKEQSENNRKGSTSVVKDKKKKKKSIEFSHTDMKLFEGSLAGAKKERSSHRRKVRDTLRLFHGVHRKLVQADETKTKGRVDSSIKLIAAAKILKDNDRYVNTKKILGPVPGVEVGDLFNYRLELTIIGLHRQIQRGIDFINQDGKLLAISIVDSGRYDNGKIDSDILIYTGQGGNLAGGCKLLEDQKLEDGNLALKNSIEKRNLVRVIRGFKERKQIDWKRTTTATYFYDGLFTVERYWLDLGPHGKWMFKFELRRAPDQPEQLMKMVKQGKKAKKARKSKKRETHNMDDISKGKEKAPICAVNTIDDEKNPPFTYITEVMYPDWCRPMPPTGCVCKDGCSDSKHCACAIKNGGEIPYNYSGAIVEEKSLVYECGPFCKCPPTCHNRVSQHGIKLPLEIFKTKSKGWGLRCRTSIASGSFVCEYIGELLDDNEAEQRTDNDGYLFDIGQNYTDFTLREGLSALIPDMAPSCTDVVENVGFTLDAAKYANVGRFVNHSCSPNLIAQNVLYDHEDKRVPHIMFFAAQNIPPLQELTYHYNYEIDHVVDSKGNIKKKSCYCGSSDCTGRMY; translated from the coding sequence ATGAGTTCAGTGATTAGTGTGGAGAAGCTGTTGGATGATGGAGATAGTTCTATGCTGATGTCCACACCAACATATAAGAGGCCAAAAGCCCCGTTTCTTCGTGATTCTCTCAATGTCCCTGCGCCAATTTCCACACATGATCGCACGCTAATGAAAGATTTGGGGGGTCGTGTGCAAAAAGAAGGCAATGATCCGGATTGTGTTTGGAAGGAACAGAGGTATCCGTCTCGAAAGAGAGTTTCTCCTGTTCATGATTTCCTTTCTGGTCAAGAGTGTAAAGCACCTAGACTTGCTGAAACACAGGACATACAATTGGGTCAACGTGAAACCGATTTCACCATCCAAGCTGTTGTGACCGATGCAATTCAGAATGGAGGACAGCCGATCCAACATGATACTGTTTTTGGAAAAGTTGGGGACTTTGGAGAAGACCCTCTTAGATCACAGGAAGGTGCTTTTGCACAGACAACTATGCAAGCACCTTTGTTGAATAAATCATCGAAGATCAAAGGAAAAAACGGGAACTTTGAAGATaacgatgatgaacaagaaaagGGGAAGGAACAGTCAGAAAATAATAGAAAAGGGAGCACATCGGTCGTTAAGgataaaaagaagaagaagaaatcaaTTGAATTTTCTCATACTGACATGAAACTGTTTGAAGGTAGTCTTGCAGGTGCTAAAAAAGAAAGAAGCTCGCATCGTCGTAAAGTAAGGGATACGCTACGCTTATTTCATGGTGTACATAGAAAGCTAGTGCAAGCTGATGAAACAAAGACTAAGGGCCGAGTGGATTCTAGCATTAAGCTAATTGCTGCGGCAAAGATCCTTAAGGATAATGATAGATATgtcaatacaaaaaaaatattgggGCCAGTCCCTGGGGTTGAAGTAGGTGATCTTTTCAATTATCGTTTAGAACTTACAATTATCGGGCTTCATAGGCAAATTCAAAGGGGTATAGATTTTATAAACCAAGATGGAAAACTTCTTGCAATAAGTATCGTGGATTCTGGGCGTTATGATAATGGTAAGATTGATTCTGATATACTGATATATACTGGTCAAGGGGGAAATTTAGCTGGTGGATGCAAGCTGTTGGAAGATCAGAAGCTTGAAGACGGGAATCTTGCTTTGAAGAATAGTATCGAAAAGAGGAATTTGGTTAGGGTTATTCGAGGGTTCAAAGAGAGGAAGCAGATCGATTGGAAACGTACAACAACTGCAACATATTTTTACGATGGATTGTTTACTGTTGAAAGGTATTGGCTTGATCTCGGGCCTCATGGGAAGTGGATGTTTAAGTTTGAGCTGAGAAGAGCTCCGGATCAGCCAGAACAACTGATGAAAATGGTAAAGCAAGGAAAGAAAGCGAAGAAAGCAAGGAAATCTAAGAAACGGGAAACTCATAATATGGATGATATTTCAAAAGGCAAAGAGAAAGCTCCGATTTGTGCTGTTAATACCATTGATGATGAGAAAAACCCGCCATTTACATATATTACCGAAGTTATGTACCCTGATTGGTGTCGGCCTATGCCTCCTACGGGTTGTGTCTGTAAAGACGGTTGTtcagattcaaagcattgtgcCTGTGCCATCAAGAATGGAGGGGAGATCCCATACAACTATAGTGGGGCAATTGTTGAAGAAAAGTCCCTTGTGTATGAATGTGGGCCCTTCTGCAAGTGTCCTCCGACTTGTCACAATAGGGTTAGCCAACATGGTATCAAACTTCCTCTTGAGATTTTCAAGACTAAATCGAAGGGGTGGGGTCTCAGATGTCGTACTTCTATTGCATCTGGTAGCTTTGTATGCGAGTATATCGGAGAGCTCCTTGATGACAATGAAGCCGAACAAAGAACCGACAATGATGgatatttatttgatattgGGCAAAATTACACTGATTTTACTCTTCGTGAAGGGCTTTCGGCACTTATACCTGACATGGCGCCTAGTTGTACCGATGTGGTAGAAAATGTCGGTTTTACCCTTGATGCAGCAAAGTATGCTAATGTTGGAAGGTTCGTCAACCATAGCTGTTCTCCGAACCTTATTGCGCAGAATGTGCTTTATGATCACGAGGACAAGAGAGTTCCTCATATAATGTTTTTTGCAGCACAAAATATACCTCCTCTACAAGAGCTTACTTATCATTACAATTATGAGATAGATCATGTTGTTGATTCTAAAGGGAATATCAAGAAAAAGAGTTGCTACTGTGGCTCAAGTGATTGCACCGGAAGAATGTATTAA